Proteins encoded by one window of Campylobacter concisus:
- the dapA gene encoding 4-hydroxy-tetrahydrodipicolinate synthase: MTALITPFKNQKVDEVSFEKLIKRQIKHGIDVVVPVGTTGESATLTHDEHRICIEIAVDACKGTNVKVLAGAGSNATHEAIGIAKFAQAHGADGILSVAPYYNKPTQEGLYEHYKAIANSIEIPVLLYNVPGRVGVDILPATVFRLFKECKNIYGIKEATGSIDRCVDLLAHEPNLVVISGEDAINYPIISNGGKGVISVTANILPDQISQLTHLAMNEEYKKAKLINDNLYTINKTLFCESNPIPIKAAMYLAGLIDSLEYRLPLCKPSKENFKKIEEVIKNYEIKGF; this comes from the coding sequence ATGACCGCACTCATTACGCCATTTAAAAATCAAAAAGTAGATGAAGTCAGTTTTGAAAAGCTAATAAAAAGACAGATAAAACACGGCATAGATGTCGTTGTGCCAGTTGGAACTACCGGTGAGAGTGCAACACTAACGCATGATGAGCATAGAATTTGTATCGAAATAGCCGTAGATGCATGTAAAGGCACAAATGTAAAAGTACTAGCTGGAGCTGGCAGCAACGCGACTCACGAGGCTATTGGTATCGCTAAATTTGCTCAAGCTCATGGCGCTGATGGTATCCTTTCAGTTGCGCCTTACTACAACAAACCAACACAAGAAGGGCTTTACGAGCACTACAAAGCCATTGCAAATAGCATTGAAATCCCTGTGCTTCTTTACAATGTTCCAGGTAGAGTTGGCGTGGATATCTTGCCAGCGACCGTTTTTAGACTTTTTAAAGAGTGCAAAAATATCTACGGCATCAAAGAGGCTACAGGTAGCATAGATAGATGCGTCGATTTGCTAGCTCACGAGCCAAATTTAGTAGTCATTAGCGGCGAAGATGCGATCAACTATCCTATCATATCAAATGGCGGCAAGGGCGTCATCTCAGTTACTGCAAACATCTTACCAGATCAAATTTCACAGCTTACGCACCTTGCGATGAACGAAGAGTATAAAAAAGCAAAACTAATAAACGATAATCTATATACGATAAATAAAACGCTCTTTTGCGAAAGCAATCCGATACCGATCAAAGCAGCGATGTATCTAGCTGGACTAATCGACTCTTTAGAGTACCGCTTGCCACTTTGCAAACCAAGTAAAGAAAATTTTAAAAAGATAGAAGAAGTAATAAAAAATTACGAAATAAAGGGTTTTTAA
- a CDS encoding enoyl-ACP reductase, whose product MKDTLNDFKGKTLVISGGTRGIGRAIVEEFAKAGVNIAFTYNSNEELAKEQAKELETTYKIKARAYALNILEPETYKELFLKIDEDFDRIDFFISNAIISGRAVAGGYTKFMKLKPRGINNIFTATVNAFVVGTQEAAKRMEKVGGGSIISLSSTGNLVYIENYAGHGTAKAAVEAMARYAATELGEKNIRVNVVSGGPIETDALRAFTNYEEVRDMTAKLSPLNRMGQPTDLAGACLFLCSSKASWVTGHTFIIDGGTTFK is encoded by the coding sequence ATGAAGGACACACTAAACGATTTTAAAGGTAAAACGCTAGTTATCAGCGGTGGTACTAGAGGCATTGGCAGAGCCATAGTCGAAGAATTTGCAAAAGCTGGTGTAAATATAGCATTTACCTACAACTCAAACGAAGAGCTTGCAAAAGAACAAGCAAAAGAGCTTGAGACTACTTACAAGATAAAAGCCAGAGCCTACGCGCTAAATATCCTTGAGCCAGAGACTTATAAAGAGCTATTTTTAAAGATAGACGAGGACTTTGATAGGATTGATTTTTTCATCTCAAATGCTATCATCTCAGGTCGCGCGGTAGCTGGCGGATACACTAAATTTATGAAGCTAAAACCAAGAGGCATAAACAATATCTTTACAGCAACAGTAAATGCCTTTGTCGTAGGCACTCAAGAAGCTGCAAAACGCATGGAAAAAGTTGGTGGCGGCAGCATCATCAGCCTATCATCGACTGGAAATTTAGTCTATATCGAAAACTACGCAGGTCACGGCACAGCAAAAGCAGCCGTTGAAGCCATGGCAAGATACGCTGCTACAGAGCTTGGTGAGAAAAACATCCGCGTAAACGTCGTAAGTGGTGGTCCTATCGAGACAGACGCGCTAAGAGCCTTTACCAACTACGAAGAAGTACGCGATATGACAGCAAAGCTTAGCCCGCTAAACCGCATGGGACAGCCGACTGACCTAGCCGGAGCATGTCTATTTTTATGCTCATCTAAGGCTAGCTGGGTGACTGGACATACATTTATAATAGATGGCGGCACGACTTTTAAATGA
- the pgsA gene encoding CDP-diacylglycerol--glycerol-3-phosphate 3-phosphatidyltransferase: MFFMLANAPGIFTQIHMSWINYFAALIFVIASVTDFFDGYIARSWDQKTKLGAILDPLADKMLILAAFLGLMMLGRASTWAVYLILVREFFITGFRVVMASDGVEVAASMAGKVKTVSQMFAVGFLLMSWPGGELLLWIAVALTLYSGFEYIFAYVKAMKKS; encoded by the coding sequence ATGTTTTTTATGCTCGCAAATGCCCCTGGCATTTTTACACAAATTCACATGAGCTGGATAAATTACTTCGCAGCTCTTATTTTTGTGATTGCCTCGGTGACTGACTTTTTTGACGGTTACATCGCAAGAAGCTGGGATCAAAAGACCAAACTTGGAGCGATCCTTGATCCGTTAGCAGACAAGATGCTAATTCTTGCTGCATTTTTAGGTCTCATGATGCTTGGCAGAGCGAGCACTTGGGCTGTTTATCTCATCTTGGTGAGGGAATTTTTTATAACTGGCTTTCGTGTCGTGATGGCAAGTGACGGCGTAGAAGTCGCTGCTTCAATGGCCGGTAAGGTAAAGACTGTTTCGCAGATGTTTGCGGTTGGATTTTTACTGATGAGCTGGCCTGGTGGCGAGCTTTTGCTCTGGATAGCTGTTGCGCTTACGCTTTATTCTGGATTTGAGTATATTTTTGCCT